The following is a genomic window from Acidimicrobiia bacterium.
CTTGGTGACGCTGGCCATCGCGATCAATCGCTCGCGGCTTCGGAGCTCCGCACTCACGAAGGCCAGGTGGCCACCCCGGCGCAGGAGCTCGGCGCCCGCCTGCAGCTCCTCACCGGGACCCACGGCAGCCAGGTACGACGCCGCAAACGCGTGGGTGATGGCGTCCTCGTCGGGCGCGAGCGCCTCGATCATGGCGAGGTAGGCCGCGGCCTCCAAGAC
Proteins encoded in this region:
- a CDS encoding hotdog domain-containing protein — encoded protein: VLEAAAYLAMIEALAPDEDAITHAFAASYLAAVGPGEELQAGAELLRRGGHLAFVSAELRSRERLIAMASVTKSLRLV